In Methanoregula sp., a single genomic region encodes these proteins:
- a CDS encoding 4Fe-4S binding protein: MVRPPRSINQDLFTRGGIITERDPDFCIVRLRMPAGMITPAQMKEVGEIAGRYGVEKIHLTTRQTIEFPHVDPSCLDGLLSELETNGTPLGAEREEVVNITSCLGTRNCKFGIIDSVGLAEKIDKKFFGKELPVKVRIAISSCPNGCESERLNEIGITGIQKPIRDPGLCTGCGTCTHYCREKAIHVQDGIIVLEENKCMECGFCIMPCPFHIIRGAEPEYRITVGGHRGRHPKLGRNLVTVRTQDEVIKVIDKIIYWIYRQASMGSMLPEQLDELEFDEFKKTIITMIEG, translated from the coding sequence ATGGTACGACCACCCAGGTCCATCAACCAGGATCTTTTTACCCGCGGCGGGATCATCACCGAACGCGACCCAGACTTCTGTATCGTCCGCCTGCGAATGCCGGCCGGCATGATCACACCAGCCCAGATGAAAGAGGTGGGAGAGATTGCCGGCCGGTATGGGGTTGAGAAGATCCACCTCACCACCCGCCAGACCATCGAGTTCCCTCATGTCGATCCATCCTGTCTTGACGGACTCCTGAGCGAACTCGAAACAAACGGTACCCCCCTGGGGGCCGAGCGGGAAGAAGTGGTAAATATCACTTCATGTCTTGGCACCCGCAACTGCAAGTTCGGCATCATCGACAGTGTAGGTCTTGCCGAGAAGATTGACAAAAAATTCTTCGGCAAGGAGCTCCCCGTCAAAGTGCGGATCGCCATCTCTTCGTGCCCGAACGGCTGCGAGAGCGAGCGGCTCAACGAGATCGGTATCACCGGCATCCAGAAGCCCATCCGTGACCCCGGGCTTTGTACCGGTTGCGGCACCTGCACCCACTATTGCCGGGAGAAAGCGATCCATGTCCAGGACGGCATTATCGTCCTCGAAGAGAACAAGTGCATGGAGTGCGGGTTCTGCATCATGCCCTGCCCGTTCCATATCATCCGTGGCGCTGAACCGGAGTACCGTATTACCGTGGGGGGTCACCGCGGACGCCATCCGAAGCTTGGACGAAACCTCGTAACGGTCAGGACCCAGGACGAGGTGATCAAGGTTATCGACAAGATCATTTACTGGATCTACCGGCAGGCTTCAATGGGCTCGATGTTACCTGAGCAATTAGATGAACTCGAATTTGATGAGTTCAAGAAGACGATCATAACGATGATTGAAGGATAG
- a CDS encoding methyltransferase domain-containing protein, with translation MNPAAGIFDRFADDYDEWFDANKDIYAAQTGSLRRYIPGTDNGLEIGVGSGRFACRLGIRHGLDPSLRLLAMARERGVETVLGKGEFLPYRSGTFSCILMMTVICFLDDVARSFREACRVIRPGGTLIVAFLEKDGEVALRERAREPAGRFLHYAEFLTAEQVMAALTYAGFSGVGVRENLNGFCIVTARKE, from the coding sequence ATGAATCCGGCTGCCGGTATCTTCGACCGTTTTGCCGATGATTATGACGAATGGTTTGATGCAAACAAAGACATCTATGCAGCCCAGACCGGTTCCCTCCGCCGGTATATCCCCGGCACGGACAATGGTCTTGAAATCGGCGTGGGTTCCGGCAGGTTCGCATGCCGGCTCGGGATCCGGCACGGTCTCGATCCATCACTCCGGCTGCTCGCTATGGCACGGGAGCGGGGGGTGGAAACGGTTCTGGGCAAGGGGGAATTCCTGCCGTACCGGTCCGGAACATTCAGCTGCATCCTTATGATGACGGTCATCTGCTTCCTGGATGATGTGGCCCGGTCGTTCCGGGAGGCGTGCCGCGTCATCCGCCCCGGGGGGACGCTCATTGTTGCCTTTTTGGAAAAAGACGGGGAAGTTGCCCTGCGGGAACGGGCCCGCGAACCTGCCGGCCGGTTCCTGCACTATGCGGAGTTCCTGACTGCGGAACAGGTGATGGCAGCACTCACCTACGCGGGCTTTTCCGGTGTTGGTGTACGGGAAAACCTGAACGGTTTTTGTATAGTAACTGCACGAAAAGAGTAA
- a CDS encoding YeeE/YedE thiosulfate transporter family protein, which produces MAETRAKTEEHASCLDTLARNPLYVGLAIGILAALMQVLLISAGGPEAYGFCVACHTRDVVNDAVNSFAGTKLAIAAISQNAILPVMTVIGVLIGAFTSAKYYQEFKTKTGKPVSYVWYLLGGLFFMIFALFMGGCPYRIGLRIGYGDVVALIGLVAIVAGVLVGIKIATAMAEREE; this is translated from the coding sequence ATGGCCGAAACCAGGGCAAAAACAGAAGAGCATGCATCGTGCCTTGATACCCTTGCACGGAACCCGCTGTATGTCGGGCTCGCGATCGGTATCCTTGCCGCGCTGATGCAGGTATTGTTGATCAGTGCAGGAGGACCGGAAGCCTACGGGTTCTGTGTTGCCTGCCACACCCGCGATGTTGTTAACGATGCGGTGAACTCATTTGCCGGCACCAAACTCGCCATTGCTGCAATCTCCCAGAACGCGATCCTCCCGGTAATGACCGTCATTGGTGTCCTGATTGGGGCTTTTACATCGGCGAAATATTACCAGGAGTTCAAAACCAAAACCGGTAAACCGGTATCGTATGTATGGTACCTGCTGGGCGGGCTCTTTTTCATGATCTTCGCTCTCTTCATGGGTGGCTGCCCCTACCGCATCGGTCTCCGTATCGGGTACGGCGATGTGGTTGCGTTAATCGGGCTTGTGGCCATCGTTGCCGGTGTCCTAGTGGGAATAAAAATTGCCACCGCTATGGCGGAGCGTGAGGAATAA
- a CDS encoding aminotransferase class V-fold PLP-dependent enzyme — protein MAEHPGAGEPPLIYLNNAATSWPKPPEVLAEVDRCLQTPFFESGRSTAGGAMDYPSATRDALAVFFHAEEPDHFIFTQGATDSLNLLIHGFVKNQNTPFHAITTELEHNSVLRPLHTLEGEGRLTLSLLPFHDGRVTLQEIKKTICPDTRLVVMTHGSNVLGTLQNIRPVAEYCASNDIFLIVDGAQTVGQIPINLSEIPAGAFIFTGHKALFGLPGIGGFYLQDPEAIVPVRQGGTGTDSRTLAHPQDMPRKFEAGTPNYPGIASLLAGIRSIERQGQDAITSKCRGLTSLFIRELNRDPDIILYTPSPDLPVVSFNIRNLDNDEAGYILAKAYNIITRTGLHCAPLVHEQIDGGKGCIRVSFSRLNTPGECRLAADAVREVAEHADR, from the coding sequence ATGGCTGAGCACCCGGGAGCGGGTGAACCCCCGCTCATCTACCTCAACAATGCGGCAACAAGCTGGCCGAAACCCCCGGAAGTACTTGCGGAAGTTGACCGGTGCCTGCAAACTCCCTTTTTCGAGTCTGGGCGTTCAACTGCCGGGGGAGCAATGGATTATCCCTCTGCAACCCGGGATGCACTTGCCGTTTTTTTCCATGCTGAGGAGCCGGACCATTTTATCTTCACGCAGGGCGCAACGGATTCCTTAAATCTGCTCATCCACGGTTTTGTAAAAAACCAGAACACGCCTTTTCATGCAATCACGACAGAACTGGAGCACAACTCCGTACTCCGCCCCCTGCATACTCTTGAAGGGGAAGGGCGTCTCACCCTCTCCCTGCTCCCATTCCATGACGGCCGCGTCACCCTTCAGGAGATCAAAAAAACCATATGTCCGGATACCCGCCTCGTTGTCATGACCCATGGCAGTAACGTGCTCGGCACCTTACAAAACATACGGCCCGTAGCGGAATATTGTGCATCAAACGATATCTTCCTCATCGTTGACGGGGCCCAGACTGTTGGGCAGATTCCCATCAACCTGTCAGAAATCCCAGCGGGTGCGTTTATATTCACCGGACACAAGGCACTTTTTGGGCTTCCCGGTATCGGGGGATTCTACCTCCAGGATCCCGAAGCGATCGTTCCGGTCCGGCAGGGGGGCACCGGCACGGATTCCCGCACACTTGCTCACCCGCAGGATATGCCCCGGAAGTTCGAGGCCGGCACCCCGAATTATCCCGGTATTGCCTCGCTCCTTGCCGGTATCCGCTCCATCGAACGGCAGGGACAGGACGCAATCACCAGTAAATGCAGGGGCCTTACTTCGCTCTTCATCAGGGAACTTAACCGGGATCCGGATATCATACTCTACACCCCTTCACCCGATCTCCCGGTTGTCTCTTTCAACATCCGGAATCTTGACAACGATGAGGCCGGTTACATCCTTGCAAAGGCATACAATATCATCACGCGGACCGGTCTTCACTGTGCACCCCTCGTTCACGAACAGATCGATGGCGGGAAAGGATGTATCCGGGTGAGTTTCTCCCGTCTCAACACTCCCGGGGAATGTCGTCTGGCTGCAGACGCAGTGCGGGAGGTAGCGGAACATGCGGATCGTTAA
- a CDS encoding YeeE/YedE thiosulfate transporter family protein yields the protein MVASGWLSRDTAIIAVPIVTLLFGILIGWLGQRSGFCSIGGFRDFFMFKHTRLLYGYLALIGGAFAGYLVFWLITPSAFENFFWLIGKGLMPVPGAPANLTVAAYIVLAIIGGIAVGLIGVLLGGCPLRQVVMTSEGNIKSLCFVIGMCIGAVVFAAWVSGWGVALLKGLGIA from the coding sequence ATGGTCGCTTCAGGCTGGCTCTCCAGGGACACCGCGATCATCGCTGTTCCCATCGTCACGCTCCTCTTTGGTATCCTCATCGGGTGGCTCGGGCAGAGGTCCGGGTTCTGCTCGATTGGCGGGTTCCGTGATTTCTTCATGTTCAAACACACCCGGCTCCTGTACGGGTATCTCGCCCTTATTGGCGGGGCGTTTGCCGGGTACCTTGTCTTCTGGCTCATCACGCCGTCAGCATTCGAAAATTTCTTCTGGTTGATCGGGAAGGGTCTCATGCCCGTGCCCGGTGCACCGGCGAACCTCACGGTCGCTGCGTATATCGTTCTTGCTATTATCGGGGGGATTGCAGTCGGGCTCATCGGAGTTCTTCTCGGAGGGTGCCCCCTCCGGCAGGTAGTCATGACATCGGAAGGAAACATCAAATCCCTCTGCTTTGTCATCGGCATGTGTATAGGCGCAGTTGTATTCGCTGCATGGGTGTCCGGCTGGGGCGTCGCCCTCTTAAAAGGACTGGGGATTGCATAA
- a CDS encoding rubredoxin, whose translation MDKYVCMMCGHIYDPAVGETKAFTTILCNSSTMDKYECKIMSAAPIKAGTDFSAITADWKCPTCGHPKSYYRKMMPDTLSAMRTISY comes from the coding sequence ATGGACAAGTACGTATGCATGATGTGCGGTCATATCTATGACCCGGCAGTCGGAGAGACAAAGGCATTCACCACGATCCTGTGCAACTCTTCCACTATGGACAAATACGAGTGCAAGATCATGTCGGCAGCACCGATTAAGGCAGGAACGGACTTCTCCGCCATAACGGCAGACTGGAAGTGCCCGACGTGCGGCCACCCCAAGTCATATTACCGCAAGATGATGCCCGATACGCTTTCTGCGATGCGGACAATCAGCTACTGA
- a CDS encoding sulfurtransferase TusA family protein, whose translation MTTKNLDITGKVCPYCLLAVQKAAAAMKPADELVIACDHPSAATTSIPQYAQDTGMGMESKKISPGQWEIRLTKN comes from the coding sequence ATGACAACAAAAAACCTTGACATTACCGGAAAAGTCTGCCCGTACTGCCTGCTCGCGGTACAGAAAGCCGCAGCCGCAATGAAACCCGCAGACGAGCTGGTCATCGCCTGTGACCACCCCTCGGCGGCAACGACTTCCATCCCGCAGTATGCACAGGATACCGGCATGGGTATGGAATCGAAGAAGATCTCCCCGGGACAGTGGGAGATCCGGCTTACGAAAAATTAA